A stretch of the Streptosporangium sp. NBC_01755 genome encodes the following:
- a CDS encoding LLM class flavin-dependent oxidoreductase — protein sequence MKLPLGIHVGERLSLEQTYWQAEFADRNGFESVWVAEGRLARDGIVPAAIIASKTSNLKIGTGVVNNKSRNAALMAVTFKTLDEVAPGRAILGIGAWWEPLATKVGQPLVKPIASMREYITVCQAFFRNELVSFEGEFVQMRDVRFDSMYRENKPVDIPIYIGAVGPKMLELAGEISDGVHMDFLLPPSYLTGAKEAIGRGVAKRTDGRTGIDLTQIVACSVNDDDPQEAIDACKAFLTLYLMQQPHIAEHCGVDRELVDRLQEVAGWPATPEDIKRAMPLVPNSLVQNVTACGSTSQAFDKLMAYHEAGVRCPIISTLGDKEQTLTRLALAGKD from the coding sequence ATGAAACTTCCCCTCGGCATCCACGTTGGCGAGAGGCTGAGCCTTGAGCAGACCTACTGGCAGGCAGAGTTCGCGGATCGGAACGGATTCGAGTCGGTCTGGGTGGCCGAGGGTCGCTTGGCCAGGGACGGAATCGTGCCCGCGGCCATCATCGCGAGCAAGACCTCCAACCTGAAGATCGGCACGGGCGTCGTCAACAACAAGAGCCGCAACGCGGCACTGATGGCGGTGACCTTCAAGACCCTGGACGAGGTGGCTCCGGGTCGCGCGATCCTCGGCATCGGCGCCTGGTGGGAGCCGCTCGCCACGAAGGTCGGTCAGCCGCTCGTGAAGCCGATCGCCTCGATGCGCGAGTACATCACCGTCTGCCAAGCGTTCTTCCGCAATGAACTCGTCTCCTTCGAAGGGGAGTTCGTGCAGATGCGCGACGTGCGATTCGACAGCATGTACCGCGAGAACAAGCCGGTCGACATCCCGATCTACATAGGGGCGGTCGGGCCGAAGATGCTTGAGCTCGCCGGAGAGATCAGCGATGGCGTCCACATGGACTTCCTCCTGCCGCCGTCCTATCTGACCGGCGCCAAAGAGGCGATCGGCCGGGGCGTTGCCAAGCGCACCGACGGTCGCACTGGGATCGACCTGACCCAGATCGTGGCATGCAGCGTCAACGACGACGACCCGCAGGAGGCCATCGACGCGTGCAAGGCGTTCCTGACCCTCTACCTCATGCAGCAGCCGCACATCGCCGAGCACTGTGGCGTGGATCGCGAACTGGTCGACCGGCTGCAGGAGGTGGCGGGATGGCCCGCGACTCCCGAGGACATCAAGCGTGCGATGCCTCTCGTTCCGAACTCGCTGGTGCAGAACGTCACCGCGTGTGGGTCCACATCACAGGCCTTCGACAAGCTCATGGCCTACCACGAGGCCGGTGTCAGATGCCCGATCATCTCCACGCTCGGTGACAAGGAGCAGACGCTCACCCGCCTTGCCCTGGCCGGGAAGGACTGA
- a CDS encoding carbon-nitrogen hydrolase family protein: MKLAAVQLRATDDRTETIGRAGDLVDAAAGQGAGIVLLPELFAVPFVQPDPDPDYFELAERLDGPSNTMAADRSRRHGITVVSSVFEAGDVPGVYFNTACTYVAGELKSVYRKSHLPFSNGFPEKFYFRPGGTEPEVVHTGETGVGTIICYERHFPELSRIVALRGGSVLCVPVASASAPMREVFQLELKAHAVFNGLFVICANRVGREGVKDYFGMSAVYGPNGDVLAQANDNTDDVAVAEVDLNLIATSRRRRPFLRDRRPELYDRLTAM, translated from the coding sequence ATGAAGCTCGCCGCAGTTCAGCTCCGTGCCACGGACGACCGGACCGAAACCATCGGCAGGGCCGGCGATCTCGTGGATGCCGCCGCCGGCCAGGGCGCCGGCATCGTTCTTCTTCCTGAGCTGTTCGCTGTCCCGTTCGTGCAGCCCGACCCGGATCCGGATTACTTCGAGCTGGCGGAGCGTCTCGACGGCCCGTCGAACACGATGGCGGCTGACCGATCCCGTCGGCACGGGATCACGGTGGTCTCTTCGGTATTCGAAGCCGGTGACGTGCCCGGCGTGTATTTCAACACCGCCTGCACGTACGTCGCGGGCGAGCTGAAGTCGGTCTATCGAAAGTCCCACCTGCCGTTCTCCAATGGATTCCCGGAGAAGTTCTATTTCCGGCCGGGGGGCACCGAGCCTGAAGTCGTGCACACGGGTGAGACCGGGGTTGGCACGATCATCTGTTACGAGAGGCACTTCCCGGAGTTGAGCAGGATCGTCGCTCTTCGGGGCGGTTCGGTGCTATGCGTGCCGGTCGCGTCCGCGAGCGCGCCCATGCGTGAGGTCTTCCAGCTCGAACTGAAGGCACACGCCGTGTTCAACGGGCTCTTCGTGATCTGTGCTAACCGGGTGGGCAGGGAAGGCGTCAAGGACTACTTCGGGATGAGCGCCGTCTACGGCCCCAACGGCGACGTCCTCGCTCAGGCGAATGACAACACCGACGACGTCGCGGTTGCCGAAGTCGACCTCAACCTGATCGCGACCTCGCGCCGGCGCCGCCCGTTCCTCCGTGACCGGCGCCCGGAACTGTACGACCGGTTGACGGCGATGTGA
- a CDS encoding ATP-binding protein: MEPETFSEILLSSNVEAASRAREEVRKWLGESHPAYENARLAVSELVTNAVQHARHGIAGQAEISGAGASNVRASNVRAANSGAADNDPLVLRLLAYGGLLRVEVADTGLSTEEPHARADPACLLIENGRGLAIVGMLSGGNWGYRSHGRNPGRTVWCELPAEPSADEGLTETSAPPPPDDLLPGTPAFVQPR, translated from the coding sequence ATGGAACCGGAGACGTTTAGCGAAATACTTCTGTCCAGTAATGTCGAAGCCGCTTCGCGGGCGCGGGAGGAGGTCCGTAAATGGCTGGGGGAGAGTCATCCGGCCTATGAGAACGCGCGACTGGCCGTGTCCGAGTTGGTGACCAACGCGGTCCAGCATGCCCGGCACGGGATCGCCGGGCAGGCCGAGATCTCCGGTGCCGGGGCTTCCAATGTCAGAGCTTCCAATGTCAGAGCCGCCAACAGCGGGGCCGCCGACAACGATCCGCTGGTCCTGCGGCTGCTGGCGTACGGCGGGCTGCTGCGCGTCGAGGTCGCGGACACGGGCCTGAGCACCGAGGAACCGCACGCTCGGGCGGACCCGGCATGCCTCCTGATAGAGAACGGCCGAGGACTGGCCATCGTCGGCATGCTCTCCGGCGGAAACTGGGGTTACCGCTCCCACGGCCGAAACCCCGGCCGGACCGTCTGGTGCGAGCTTCCCGCAGAGCCGTCCGCTGACGAGGGTCTCACCGAGACGTCAGCCCCGCCGCCTCCGGATGATCTCCTCCCCGGAACGCCGGCCTTCGTTCAGCCGAGGTGA
- a CDS encoding helix-turn-helix domain-containing protein: protein MRIIPEPDPEPEADPGPETGPETEPETESEPEFDTDSHESTRVQFGRELRKYRILSGFTQRRLCIAVPLAVSHLSMLENGHRAPTRKLAHQLDEALDLGTTLVDLLDRLDRMATQVPRWFRSWLEFEPGAEALHMWELSMIPGLMQVEGYARALIGNEPDITPEQTDKRVAARLERQEILRRPKPPKIWAVLDESILHRPVGSPEVMKCQLQHLLELGESSHTSLHLLPYTAYSTVGLLGSFVIADMPEGQPSVAYIDSQSMGDRVTERAAEVKELAFRHNEIRADALSRRESLKMIKEAIPRWTT, encoded by the coding sequence ATGCGCATCATCCCGGAGCCGGATCCAGAGCCGGAGGCAGATCCAGGGCCGGAGACAGGGCCGGAGACAGAGCCGGAGACAGAGTCAGAGCCGGAGTTCGATACGGATTCACATGAATCCACGCGCGTTCAATTCGGCAGAGAGCTACGGAAATACCGGATTTTGTCCGGATTTACCCAGAGACGGCTCTGCATCGCGGTCCCCCTCGCCGTGAGCCATCTGAGCATGCTGGAGAACGGTCACCGGGCGCCCACCAGGAAACTGGCCCACCAGTTGGACGAGGCACTCGACCTGGGCACAACGCTCGTCGACCTGCTGGACCGCCTGGACCGCATGGCCACACAGGTCCCCCGCTGGTTCCGCTCCTGGCTGGAGTTCGAGCCCGGAGCAGAGGCGCTTCACATGTGGGAACTATCGATGATTCCCGGGCTCATGCAGGTGGAGGGATACGCGCGAGCCCTGATCGGCAACGAACCAGACATCACGCCAGAACAGACGGACAAACGTGTAGCGGCTCGTCTGGAGCGACAGGAAATCCTTAGGCGGCCCAAGCCTCCTAAGATCTGGGCGGTCTTGGACGAAAGTATCCTGCACAGACCCGTAGGCAGTCCGGAAGTGATGAAGTGCCAGCTTCAGCATCTCCTGGAACTCGGGGAAAGTTCTCATACCTCACTTCACCTGCTTCCTTACACGGCTTACAGCACCGTGGGCCTACTTGGAAGCTTCGTCATCGCGGACATGCCCGAAGGGCAGCCTTCCGTTGCCTACATCGATTCCCAGAGCATGGGAGATCGAGTAACCGAGCGGGCCGCAGAGGTGAAAGAGCTAGCATTCAGGCACAACGAGATCCGAGCCGACGCCCTGTCCCGGCGCGAATCACTCAAAATGATCAAGGAGGCGATCCCGAGATGGACGACCTGA
- a CDS encoding DUF397 domain-containing protein yields MDDLIQELHSAHWRKSTLSGGDGSNCVEIANLSTNHRAIRDSKNPTAPALILTPYQWTTFITTIKNGDCD; encoded by the coding sequence ATGGACGACCTGATCCAGGAACTCCACAGCGCCCACTGGCGTAAATCCACTCTCTCAGGTGGAGACGGAAGCAACTGCGTCGAAATCGCCAACCTCTCCACCAACCACCGAGCCATCCGCGACAGCAAAAACCCCACCGCCCCCGCCCTCATCCTCACCCCCTACCAGTGGACCACCTTCATCACTACCATCAAGAACGGCGACTGCGACTGA